The following proteins are co-located in the Haloplanus sp. HW8-1 genome:
- a CDS encoding alkaline phosphatase family protein: MELLVVGLDGVSPNMLREFDVETTFLDAVERDGVAGDLRSVDAPTTLPAWTSFATGKDPGSHGVATMLQQGTDYDIVPSRPNTTDAAAYDLIDDALFVNLPGSIGRTPAAAGTRLVSSFLASDKADAVPAELRSVDGFEEYVVHADTDLQATPERYFEHLVETTRARHDFAAEAFGRFDPRVGFVLFSTPDWVGHHLQFAPDGATGSRWYRTVLEACDEFAAALADRAENVLLLSDHGFEPKPKAIHLQTWLEREGYLATADERSSLQRLATGTATQVARRFDTLFDLLRTAYLRVTSATGGERLGDVVDFNPDVDFAASRAWQLRYGCLYVNADRFDSPTVEDADALRAELRDRLAGLTDDDGTPVFQSVHELDEVYADPDPDAMLPDLVARPAPGYLPLRAFSPTGDPVIDMPGHDHYDHRYDGLVAADGPLFAAGTVDGMSIVDVLPTILHALGESLPPDLDGEVRTGMLRTDAAPTVLDPGAVPDPRTRDTGTDRAAAAREQLRNLGYLE; the protein is encoded by the coding sequence ATGGAACTGCTCGTCGTCGGACTCGATGGGGTGTCGCCCAACATGCTCCGTGAGTTCGACGTGGAGACGACGTTCCTCGACGCCGTCGAGCGCGACGGCGTCGCCGGCGACCTGCGGAGCGTGGACGCGCCGACGACACTCCCCGCGTGGACGTCGTTCGCGACCGGGAAGGATCCGGGCAGTCACGGCGTCGCCACGATGCTCCAGCAGGGAACTGACTACGATATCGTGCCCTCGCGGCCCAACACGACCGACGCGGCGGCGTACGACCTGATCGACGACGCGCTCTTCGTCAACCTCCCGGGGTCGATCGGCCGTACGCCCGCCGCCGCCGGGACTCGCCTCGTGTCGTCCTTTCTCGCGTCGGACAAGGCGGATGCCGTCCCGGCCGAACTGCGGTCGGTCGACGGGTTCGAGGAGTACGTCGTTCACGCCGACACGGACCTCCAGGCGACCCCGGAGCGGTACTTCGAACACCTCGTCGAGACGACGCGGGCTCGTCACGACTTCGCGGCCGAGGCGTTCGGTCGGTTCGATCCCCGGGTCGGGTTCGTCCTGTTCTCGACGCCGGACTGGGTCGGCCACCACCTCCAGTTCGCGCCCGACGGGGCGACCGGTTCCCGATGGTATCGGACCGTCCTAGAGGCGTGCGACGAGTTCGCCGCGGCCCTCGCCGACCGGGCCGAGAACGTCCTCCTGTTGAGCGATCACGGGTTCGAACCCAAGCCGAAGGCGATCCACCTCCAGACCTGGCTGGAACGGGAGGGGTATCTCGCCACGGCCGACGAACGCTCGTCGCTGCAGCGCCTCGCCACGGGGACCGCAACGCAGGTGGCCCGGCGCTTCGATACCCTGTTCGACCTCCTGCGGACCGCGTACCTCCGCGTGACCAGCGCCACGGGTGGCGAGCGACTCGGCGACGTGGTCGATTTCAATCCCGACGTCGACTTCGCCGCCTCGCGGGCGTGGCAGCTCCGATACGGCTGTCTGTACGTGAACGCCGACCGGTTCGACTCGCCGACCGTCGAAGACGCCGACGCGCTCCGTGCGGAGTTACGCGACCGACTCGCCGGGCTCACCGACGACGACGGCACCCCCGTCTTCCAGTCCGTCCACGAACTCGACGAGGTGTATGCCGACCCGGATCCGGACGCCATGCTCCCGGATCTCGTCGCCCGACCGGCCCCGGGCTATCTCCCGCTCCGTGCCTTCTCACCCACGGGCGATCCGGTCATCGACATGCCGGGGCACGACCACTACGACCACCGGTACGACGGGCTCGTCGCCGCCGACGGTCCGCTGTTTGCCGCCGGGACGGTCGACGGCATGTCCATCGTCGACGTACTGCCGACGATCCTCCACGCACTCGGCGAGTCGCTCCCCCCCGACCTCGACGGCGAGGTGCGGACGGGGATGCTCCGGACGGACGCCGCCCCGACCGTCCTCGATCCGGGGGCCGTCCCCGACCCGCGGACGCGCGACACCGGCACGGACCGTGCGGCGGCCGCCCGCGAACAACTTCGGAACCTGGGGTATCTCGAATGA
- a CDS encoding GMC family oxidoreductase — MSEDPRRPSERVDVCVIGSGPAGALVSATLADRGHDVVVLEAGPRFDFEKRIDRMEQSLRPSHDPSDVWDMGGARDDYTNSGEVTYPLNTRRVKGIGGSSLHWGGRLERFKRKDFEMQSRYGVATDWPISYEDLQPYYLAAEKELGAAGEAQLPFGPPREEPPPMDAFPPSYTDKLVAPACEEAGITLHRVLWAINSEPYDGRSECLGYGTCSPVCPSGAKYSADVHVEKAEARGARVLDRVPVQKLHHDEAGDRIVSAEYATPAGETHHQEAREFVVACGGVETPRLLLLSASETYPDGLANSSGAVGRYFEERPAAVLRARIDQPTRQHLIGFGTTESHQFYTVDDVPPGSIKLEIDNNGGPRPVDLALRREDALHAARDVLQNPSDPAEWRDLAGPGDGVPWGDDLLETMREQYGTTIQLSAAVEELPDPENRITLNPDVTDDHGNPVPDVSWSRSDYAARTMDRAFEIMHEILDNLDAEVHARSEIRFWKGIGHHLGTTRMGTDPAESVVNPRLRTHDLENLSIVSSSVFVTGGAMQPTLTIAALALRAADHLDERL; from the coding sequence ATGAGTGAGGATCCGCGTCGCCCCTCGGAACGGGTCGACGTCTGCGTGATCGGGTCGGGGCCCGCCGGCGCGCTGGTGTCGGCCACCCTCGCGGACCGCGGCCACGACGTCGTCGTCCTCGAAGCCGGGCCGCGCTTCGACTTCGAGAAGCGGATCGACCGGATGGAGCAGTCCCTCCGCCCGAGCCACGATCCGAGCGACGTCTGGGACATGGGCGGCGCGCGCGACGACTACACCAACAGCGGCGAGGTCACCTACCCGCTGAACACGCGGCGGGTGAAGGGAATCGGCGGATCCAGCCTCCACTGGGGCGGGCGCCTGGAGCGGTTCAAGCGCAAGGACTTCGAGATGCAGTCGCGGTACGGCGTCGCGACGGACTGGCCCATCTCCTACGAGGACCTCCAGCCCTACTACCTGGCGGCCGAGAAGGAACTCGGCGCCGCCGGCGAGGCGCAGTTGCCGTTCGGGCCGCCCCGGGAGGAGCCGCCGCCGATGGACGCGTTCCCGCCAAGCTACACCGACAAACTGGTCGCGCCGGCCTGCGAGGAGGCCGGCATCACGCTCCACCGGGTGCTGTGGGCGATCAACTCGGAGCCGTACGACGGGCGAAGCGAGTGTCTCGGCTACGGCACGTGTTCGCCGGTCTGTCCGTCCGGGGCGAAATACTCCGCGGACGTCCACGTCGAGAAGGCAGAGGCGCGTGGCGCACGCGTCCTCGACCGCGTGCCGGTCCAGAAACTCCACCACGACGAGGCGGGTGACCGGATCGTCTCGGCCGAGTACGCGACGCCGGCCGGGGAGACACACCACCAGGAGGCCCGCGAGTTCGTCGTCGCCTGCGGCGGGGTGGAGACGCCGCGGCTTCTGTTGCTCTCGGCGTCCGAGACGTATCCCGACGGGCTGGCGAATTCGAGCGGGGCGGTGGGCAGATACTTCGAGGAACGACCGGCGGCCGTCCTGCGGGCACGGATCGACCAGCCGACCCGTCAGCATCTCATCGGGTTCGGCACGACCGAATCACACCAGTTCTACACCGTCGACGACGTCCCGCCGGGAAGCATCAAACTCGAAATCGACAACAACGGCGGGCCGCGGCCGGTCGACCTCGCGTTGCGTCGTGAGGACGCACTGCACGCCGCCCGGGACGTGTTGCAGAACCCGAGCGATCCGGCCGAGTGGCGCGACCTGGCCGGCCCCGGGGACGGGGTTCCCTGGGGAGACGACCTCCTCGAGACGATGCGCGAGCAGTACGGCACCACCATCCAGTTGAGCGCGGCGGTCGAGGAGCTTCCCGATCCGGAGAACCGGATCACGCTCAACCCGGACGTGACCGACGACCACGGCAACCCCGTGCCGGACGTCTCGTGGTCGCGGAGCGACTACGCCGCGCGGACGATGGATCGCGCGTTCGAGATCATGCACGAGATCCTCGACAACCTGGACGCCGAGGTGCACGCACGGTCCGAGATCCGGTTCTGGAAGGGGATCGGCCACCACCTCGGGACGACGCGGATGGGGACGGATCCGGCGGAGAGCGTCGTGAACCCGCGGCTCAGGACACACGATCTGGAGAACCTCTCGATCGTCTCCAGCAGCGTCTTCGTGACCGGCGGGGCGATGCAGCCGACGCTGACGATCGCGGCGCTCGCGCTCCGGGCGGCGGACCACCTCGACGAGCGGCTGTGA
- a CDS encoding gluconate 2-dehydrogenase subunit 3 family protein — protein sequence MELSRRDALVAVATSTAGVATAGELAERLRDREEQAGDLDGVLTRLAAVADVVYPSEVEVTESYLRTYLLGNEYDRAEYVERTGAALDELDRQGRRRYGDRIVDLSPAERDGLLREIGVDRVPPDPDGTAVERVRYYVVNQLLFTLYTSPTGGRLLGNENPPGYPGGRAAYQRGPADE from the coding sequence ATGGAGTTGTCACGACGTGACGCCCTCGTCGCGGTCGCGACGAGTACGGCAGGGGTCGCCACGGCCGGGGAACTCGCCGAGCGACTCCGCGACCGGGAGGAACAAGCCGGCGACCTCGACGGCGTCCTGACACGGCTCGCGGCGGTCGCGGACGTGGTCTACCCCTCCGAGGTCGAGGTGACCGAGAGCTACCTCCGGACGTATCTCCTCGGCAACGAGTACGACCGGGCGGAGTACGTCGAGCGGACCGGGGCGGCGCTCGACGAACTCGACCGGCAGGGGCGACGGCGATACGGCGACCGGATCGTCGACCTGTCGCCGGCCGAACGCGACGGCCTCCTCCGGGAGATTGGCGTCGACCGCGTCCCGCCGGATCCGGACGGGACGGCCGTCGAGCGGGTTCGCTACTACGTCGTGAACCAACTCCTCTTTACGCTGTACACCTCGCCGACGGGTGGGCGACTCCTGGGCAACGAGAACCCGCCCGGCTATCCCGGGGGCCGTGCCGCGTATCAGCGGGGGCCGGCGGATGAGTGA
- a CDS encoding ParA family protein — translation MVYVCTVVGPTDGVDKTVTVAALGTLLVDAGHDVLLVDFDPTDPGLAEQFDDCDTGPTVRDVLAGDAPRRSAPEAGSTEVVVPGRRGTPAAPKELRAAAFDAFDLVLIDTGPPTAPHTDAALDVADGVLTVSTVHSRRTPSAVRDRPDLRDPEHLGSVLTRADASVDPADPDRPVIARVPGVGDANTPSLVRDAPDHPAAVAYRRLAAVVAERSRPGDDATPSGSSDRSDASTFAADETARLVTSRRVLLTLVMGVVGAVSTGVLGPGDDDPTDAVADIDGFGYGGTPVADATTDAPGTTATTATATAVVTATQTDDGTPTATPEATTADATTTTPTATSEPTATPTPTPDSTATATSEQSAGMTGGGGGGGGGGAGDSSTATATPTPTATSDDDFGEVGYGEGGYGGNV, via the coding sequence ATGGTGTACGTTTGCACTGTCGTTGGTCCGACCGATGGGGTCGACAAGACCGTCACCGTGGCGGCGCTCGGCACGCTCCTCGTCGACGCCGGACACGACGTGTTGCTCGTCGACTTCGACCCGACGGATCCCGGACTCGCCGAGCAGTTCGACGACTGCGATACCGGGCCGACGGTTCGGGACGTACTCGCCGGCGACGCGCCGCGCCGCTCGGCCCCGGAGGCGGGATCCACGGAAGTCGTCGTTCCGGGACGGCGGGGAACGCCCGCCGCTCCCAAGGAACTGCGTGCGGCGGCGTTCGACGCCTTCGACCTCGTCCTGATCGACACCGGACCGCCGACCGCCCCGCACACGGACGCCGCCCTCGACGTGGCCGACGGCGTGCTCACCGTCTCGACCGTCCACAGTCGTCGAACCCCGTCTGCCGTCCGCGACCGTCCGGACCTCCGGGACCCCGAACACCTCGGTTCCGTTCTGACACGCGCCGACGCGTCCGTCGACCCCGCGGACCCGGACCGTCCCGTCATCGCACGGGTTCCGGGGGTCGGCGACGCGAACACACCGTCTCTCGTTCGTGACGCTCCGGATCACCCGGCCGCCGTCGCCTATCGCCGACTCGCCGCCGTCGTTGCCGAGCGGTCCCGTCCGGGCGACGACGCGACACCATCGGGTTCGAGCGACCGTTCGGACGCGTCGACGTTCGCGGCCGACGAGACGGCCCGCCTCGTGACCAGTCGTCGCGTCCTGTTGACGCTCGTCATGGGCGTCGTCGGTGCGGTCTCGACCGGAGTCCTCGGACCCGGTGACGACGATCCGACCGATGCCGTCGCCGACATCGACGGGTTCGGATACGGCGGTACGCCCGTCGCCGACGCGACGACCGACGCTCCCGGGACCACCGCGACCACAGCCACTGCTACGGCCGTCGTCACGGCCACGCAGACGGACGACGGGACCCCCACCGCGACGCCGGAGGCGACGACGGCCGACGCCACCACGACCACACCGACCGCCACGTCCGAACCCACCGCCACGCCGACGCCCACGCCCGACTCGACGGCGACGGCTACCTCCGAGCAGTCCGCCGGAATGACGGGTGGTGGCGGGGGCGGTGGTGGCGGCGGGGCCGGTGATTCGTCGACGGCCACTGCCACGCCGACGCCGACTGCGACGTCCGACGACGACTTCGGCGAGGTCGGCTACGGCGAGGGCGGCTACGGTGGGAACGTGTAG
- a CDS encoding FkbM family methyltransferase yields the protein MIRDGGLGATIRPYARRTLRRLGLTDVARRAFMRLADERRTVSVDGARPRFLREEFGDHVELNQIAAEAGTIGRLRDEIRPDDVFLDVGSNLGAYAVFVGETLETGHVIAVEAVPSTADKLRRNLALNDVDATVATVAFGADPGTVSMTVPDAHGSSAVTTDGGDVDVRRVRGDDYLDRSDLPSPTVVKVDVEGYELSVVEGLRESLRDPACRLVYCEVHPARLRAFGGSAPILASTLSDLGFETSRIADLPGERYVLRAAKP from the coding sequence ATGATCCGGGACGGCGGGCTGGGGGCGACGATCCGCCCGTACGCCCGGCGCACGCTCCGTCGACTGGGATTGACCGACGTCGCCCGCCGTGCGTTCATGCGCCTCGCCGACGAACGACGGACGGTCTCGGTCGACGGCGCACGGCCCCGCTTCCTGCGCGAGGAGTTCGGCGACCACGTCGAACTCAACCAGATCGCGGCGGAGGCGGGAACGATCGGTCGGCTCCGCGACGAGATCCGCCCGGACGACGTCTTCCTCGACGTGGGGAGCAACCTGGGCGCGTACGCCGTGTTCGTCGGCGAGACACTGGAGACCGGCCACGTGATCGCCGTCGAGGCGGTCCCGTCGACGGCGGACAAACTCCGACGCAACCTCGCGCTGAACGACGTCGACGCGACGGTCGCGACCGTCGCGTTCGGCGCCGACCCCGGAACGGTGTCGATGACGGTCCCGGACGCACACGGCAGTTCCGCCGTCACGACCGACGGCGGCGACGTCGACGTGCGTCGGGTCCGTGGCGACGACTACCTCGACCGGTCGGACCTGCCGTCCCCGACGGTCGTGAAGGTCGACGTCGAGGGGTACGAACTCTCGGTCGTCGAGGGACTCCGAGAGTCGCTCCGCGATCCCGCCTGTCGGCTCGTCTACTGCGAGGTGCATCCGGCGCGGCTCCGGGCGTTCGGCGGTTCCGCACCGATCCTCGCGTCGACGCTTTCGGACCTGGGGTTCGAGACCTCGCGGATCGCCGACCTCCCGGGGGAGCGGTACGTCCTCCGGGCGGCCAAGCCCTGA